The genomic interval CGCCGTGATCGCCGACTCGGGGCTGGTCCCGGTCGAGGTGGAGGGCTGGGCCAAGACGGCGTGGGCCGATCCCAATGCGCTGGCGGCCGCACCCCGCGGCCGTCACCGCACGACCCTGCTGTCGCCCTTCGACTCGCTCATCTGGGACCGCCCCCGCGCGGAGCGGATCTTCGGCTTCACGCACCGCCTGGAGGCCTACGTCCCCAAACCGAAGCGGATACACGGGTACTTCGCGATGCCGCTGCTGGCGGGCGGGCGGCTGCTGGGCCGCGTCGACCCGGCGCGCGAGGGCAAGACTCTGGTGGCTCGCCAGGTCTCGCTGGAGAACCGGAAGGCGGTCCTGCCGATGGCGCAGGCACTGGTCGAAGCGGCGGAGTGGGTCGGCTGCAGCAACGTACGGCTGGAGCGTGTCGACGCCCCGGAGCTGCGCGAGCCGCTGACGGCCGAACTGGCCCGCCTCGGCTGAGCCACCTCACCCGACCCGCTTGCCCGGCCCGCCTCATCTGATTTCGAGGATCTTCTCCCGCATCGCGTAGACCACGGCTTCCATCCTGGAGTGCAGCTGCAGCTTCTCCAGGATGTTCCGGACGTGGTTCTTCACGGTGTTCTCGGAGATGAACAATTCCTTGGCGATGTCACGGTTGTTCATCCCGGTCGCGACCAGCTTGAGGACCTCCAGCTCGCGCTCGGTCAAGCGCGGCGCGGGGACGAGTCTGCGCTCGTCGGTGCGCTGGATCATCGACTTGAACTCGGTGAGGAGCTTGGACGCCATCGACGGGCTGATCTGCGATTGGCCGTCCGCCACGGCCCGGATCGCGGTGGCCACCTCGTCGGTCGAAATCTCCTTGAGGAGATATCCCGTGGCGCCGGCCTTGATCGCGTCGTAGAGATCCGCTTCCTCGTCGCTGATCGTCAGCATGATGATCTTCGCGCTGGGGGCGACTTCCTTGATCGAGGTGCATGCCTCGATGCCACCGCGCTTGGGCATCCGTACGTCCATCAGCACGATGTCGGGCAGCAGGTCGGCCGCCTTGTCCACCGCCTCTGCCCCGTCACCGGCTTCCCCGACGACCTGGATGTCCTCTTCCTGCGCGAGAACGATTTCAAGCCCCCGGCGGAAAAGCGCGTGATCGTCGACGACGAGGACCCGGATGGGCTCCTTGCGCGACCCGCCATTGTCCGTGCCGATACCGGCAACGCCGACACAGTCGGCGTCTTCCCCGTCGGTCTCGTCGTGCACCGGCCCGAAGCTGTCCGCCATCGTTCCTCCCCCTGAAGGCCGTGGCCCTAAATTCATGAGCTGTGCCAA from Streptomyces spiramyceticus carries:
- a CDS encoding response regulator, translating into MADSFGPVHDETDGEDADCVGVAGIGTDNGGSRKEPIRVLVVDDHALFRRGLEIVLAQEEDIQVVGEAGDGAEAVDKAADLLPDIVLMDVRMPKRGGIEACTSIKEVAPSAKIIMLTISDEEADLYDAIKAGATGYLLKEISTDEVATAIRAVADGQSQISPSMASKLLTEFKSMIQRTDERRLVPAPRLTERELEVLKLVATGMNNRDIAKELFISENTVKNHVRNILEKLQLHSRMEAVVYAMREKILEIR